From the genome of Candidatus Woesearchaeota archaeon:
CTTGGACCAAAATTAGGATTCTGGAAACCAGTAGTAGTGAGCCATCATATGCTTCTTGGATTAGGTGAACCAGTAAGTAAAGAAAAGGACCCCATTGAACGTGCAATAGATATGAAAATGTCAAAATCAAAGCCAGACACCGCTATTTTTATGCTTGATTCAGAAGAAGATATTAAGCGTAAAATAAGCAAAGCATACTGTCCGGTAAAACAAGTCGATGAAAACCCTGTATTGGAATATTGCAAGTACCTTGTCTTTGAAAAGTTCAAAACAATGCATATTGAAAGACCAGCAAAGTTTGGTGGGAGTATTGAATTTGAAAGCTATAATAAGTTAGAATCCGCATTCAGCGCAGGCACAATTCATCCTTTGGACTTAAAAAATGCAACCACTCATTACATTAATGACATGATTGCGCCTGTGCGAGAAAAAGTGCAGAAAAACGCAAAACTCCATAAGTTACATGATGAAATTAATAGTTACTCTACAGAGAAACATATATAAACCAAATAATCTATTAAACAAGTATGAATCTTAAAGCATTACAAGAAACAATGTTAAAAGAAGGAATTGACGGTATTTTTCTAGGAAACATTAACCATAAAGATTCGCATCTTTACTACCTTACCCATATTGAAGCAGAATATACTTTTCTCATCATCACACCGGATAAAACACCAACAATATACGCTTCTTCATTAGAATACGAAAAAACGAAAAATGAAGCAATAATAAAAAACGTGAAGATGCTAACAAAACATCCCTTTAAAATACTTCAAGAAGAGATTAAAAAAAACAGGTACAAGAAAATAGGCATTAACAAAGGAGTTCTCACTATTAACGAATTTGATTCGTTAAAAAAAATGATAAAAGACGTGGAATGGGTTGATATCAACAAAACTATCTACCAAATAAGAGAGCAAAAAACATCGTGTGAAATTAAAGCTATTAAAAAAGCTTGCAGTATCGGCGATAAGATATTTACTGAGTTGATAAAAAATTTCAAGAAGTGTAAAACTGAGCTTGATGTTGCAAATTTCATTGAGCAAAAAGCAAAACACTATGGCTGCACCATCTCATTCCCGGTGATTGTTGGTTCTGGAGAAAATGGAGCAATGCCTCATTACACACCAAAAAATGTTACGTTGAACAAAGGATTTTGTGTTCTTGATTTTGGCGTAAGATATCAAGGATACTGCTCAGACATGACACGAACAATATATATTGGAAAACCATCAGAACAAGAACGCAGGCATTATCAATTAGTGCTAGAAGCAATTTATGAGTCAAGAAAGATAATAAAAATAGGACTTCAAGTTAAAAAAACAGATGAACTAATAAGAAAAAAGTTTGGTAAGCTAAATAAATTTTATATTCATTCACTTGGTCATGGCCTTGGCACCGAAGTGCATGAGCCGCCAGGCATTTCATATAAAAGTAAAGAAGAGTTCAAAAATAATATGGTTTTCACCATCGAGCCTGGAATTTACTTTCCAGGAAAGTATGGGATTAGAATAGAGGATGACTATGTCTTAGAAAATAATAGATTAAAACAACTAACTTCTTCAACAGACGATTTAATTATTATTAATTAAATCATTTTCAAAACATTTAAAAACAATGAATACTCTCTTAACAACATGGAGACATCAGCAAAAAATGAACTTGAGAGTGTCATGTATTCTTATACCATTAATGCGCACAAAGTGGAAGCAGAGAATAAGCTATTGAAAGAAACAGTTTCTCAATTACAGCATGAATTAAATAAACTGCGCCAGCCTGCATTAATGGTATGTGAAGTAACTGAAGTTTCAAGTAAGGATACTGCAATTATTAAAACCCCTAATGGAAATAAATTCTTAGTTCATATTGCTGCTGACTGCGAACCATTAAAAGCTGGCGATCATGTATTAACTGAGCAAAAAAATTTAAGTATTATGAACAGGATTCATAACACCAAGCGCTTCAATGTGGAAAAATTTGTTATTATTGAAAAGCCGCAAACAAAATGGGAAGAAGTGGGTGGATTAACCGAACAAATTAATGAAATTAAAGAAGTTATTGAATTGCCTTTAACTTCGCCAAAATTATTTGAAAAGGTAGGCATCC
Proteins encoded in this window:
- a CDS encoding aminopeptidase P family protein; the encoded protein is MNLKALQETMLKEGIDGIFLGNINHKDSHLYYLTHIEAEYTFLIITPDKTPTIYASSLEYEKTKNEAIIKNVKMLTKHPFKILQEEIKKNRYKKIGINKGVLTINEFDSLKKMIKDVEWVDINKTIYQIREQKTSCEIKAIKKACSIGDKIFTELIKNFKKCKTELDVANFIEQKAKHYGCTISFPVIVGSGENGAMPHYTPKNVTLNKGFCVLDFGVRYQGYCSDMTRTIYIGKPSEQERRHYQLVLEAIYESRKIIKIGLQVKKTDELIRKKFGKLNKFYIHSLGHGLGTEVHEPPGISYKSKEEFKNNMVFTIEPGIYFPGKYGIRIEDDYVLENNRLKQLTSSTDDLIIIN